The Daphnia pulicaria isolate SC F1-1A chromosome 12, SC_F0-13Bv2, whole genome shotgun sequence genome contains a region encoding:
- the LOC124316429 gene encoding uncharacterized protein LOC124316429, whose translation MSRFSVGVSLIFILGCGAICSSASATYSLEDKLKELESRLETKIDLLESKNRELEEKVTQLGTQLERNNENRDELALQVAELKTKVQEQDKVLSALLREKNEWKASPADVSIRTNQSPVAVNGLPSSCADLKSMGHIWNGFYSVMGNTTMESVYCDFTKPPSDAGFQKWIGYNGVKSAPVYFHATRYDKFNTMGLPINYTYIPLNVGNAMDGASGIFTAPRSGIYFFAFTGQVEFPASSSPDRVVFQVMLEISGLSEVGRIAVTETNTIAYHRSLLTLQATVNLKSGEQVLLRIINIDPGTYLNGDGNSCTFFTGFLLEEEIAASV comes from the exons atgtcTCGTTTCTCAGTCGGTGTCAGTTTGATATTCATTTTAGGTTGCGGCGCGATTTGTTCTTCCGCTTCTGCCACCTATTCCTTAGAAGACAAATTGAAAGAATTAGAATCGAGACTCGAAACGAAAATCGATTTATTAgagtctaaaaatagagaacTTGAAGAAAAGGTGACGCAACTGGGGACCCAATTAGAACGAAAT AATGAAAATAGAGACGAATTGGCTTTACAAGTTGCTGAATTGAAAACTAAAGTTCAAGAACAAGACAAAGTTTTATCTGCCCTAttgagagagaagaatgaaTGGAAAGCATCGCCAGCCGATGTTTCGATCAGGACTAATCAATCACCAGTGGCTGTCAATGGATTGCCATCTTCGTGTGCAGATCTCAAAAGCATGGGCCACATCTGGAACGGATTTTATTCCGTTATGGGAAATACGACGATGGAATCCGTTTACTGCGATTTCACTAAACCCCCAAGCGATGCGG GTTTCCAAAAATGGATCGGATACAACGGCGTCAAATCAGCACCCGTCTATTTCCACGCTACGAGATATGATAAATTCAACACAATGGGACTCCCAATTAACTACACTTACATACCGTTGAACGTAGGAAATGCTATGGATGGGGCATCAGGAATATTCACGGCCCCACGAtcgggaatttatttcttcgCCTTCACGGGACAGGTGGAGTTTCCAGCTTCATCCTCACCTGATCGTGTAGTGTTCCAAGTTATGCTTGAAATTAGTGGACTGAGTGAAGTCGGGAGGATTGCAGTTACAGAAACCAACACCATAGCTTATCATAGGAGTTTACTAACTCTTCAGGCGACGGTGAACTTGAAATCAGGTGAACAAGTCTTGTTGAGGATTATCAACATTGATCCAGGAACTTATTTGAATGGCGACGGTAATTCCTGCACCTTTTTCACCGGTTTcctgttggaggaggaaattgccgCGTCTGTTTAA